A window of Oncorhynchus tshawytscha isolate Ot180627B linkage group LG10, Otsh_v2.0, whole genome shotgun sequence contains these coding sequences:
- the LOC112260732 gene encoding nicastrin, translating to MFAEFAGKILEYFVERYRVHFVLDVSCNSVAQKIYVELNNTVPCVRLLNATHQIGCQSSISGDTGVIHVLESEADLEWPLSKGPNPPYMVLLESSLFTKSIMMKMKNASSRVAGVVVVQKTSPPEFSPHTTCPNENTGVYTETYDHNLAHCNTTVWNPRGNGLSYEEFDSPVFSLKEDNETEVIKQCYFDHNRVVNGSGLQYPLCAMQLFSHMHAVTDTATCMRRSSMDFSTSPVMVCDPLGGYNVCAFIRPYNSTAFGHKENESVVIAAARLDSRAFFLEDSTGAEGSVSGFVTLLAAAQALREATQEAPPTRNILFAFFHGEVFDYIGSSRMVYDMKNNMFVIDLDNVHSILEIGQVAVRSGTNLFLHSDPVSRRNNTVHDEVTNLVKNLQSSTAGLNFSLVETDFSQPLPPSSFQRLLRARAIPGIVLADHQTDINNRYYESFYDNAAHLNLTYPSNLSPEEQLEFVTDTAKSLTEVATAVARALFKQAGGNNSQVNKINADPKTVTQMLYGFLVRSNNSWFQAVMAPELKDILQPNPPQYYVGVAKSSHQANALTYLVQYLLANLTGTATNLTQSQCKKPDELPNESTYLYSYLWVQGVVPPNSTQRESFCVRTAVRLVKAVSPAFDLGDYISKEYSTWTKSQWKFIKARIFLVASRDLEMLTLGVGVAVLFTSLLVTYFVRTKADVLFSSVREPNNAAY from the exons ATGTTTGCTGAGTTCGCTGGCAAGATATTGGAGTACTTCGTGGAGCGCTATAGGGTCCATTTTGTCCTTG ATGTGAGTTGTAACTCTGTTGCGCAGAAGATTTATGTTGAACTGAATAACACTGTACCATGCGTCCGACTGCTCAATGCTACACATCAGATTGGCTGCCAGT CCTCGATATCAGGTGATACAGGGGTGATCCATGTCTTGGAGTCTGAGGCAGATCTGGAATGGCCTTTGAGCAAAGGACCCAATCCTCCTTATATGGTCCTGTTGGAGTCATCCCTCTTCACCaa GTCCATCATGATGAAGATGAAGAATGCCTCCAGCAGGGTGGCAGGGGTTGTGGTGGTCCAAAAAACTAGCCCACCAGAGTTCTCGCCACATACGACATGTCCCAATGAGAACACAG GTGTTTACACGGAAACCTATGATCATAATTTAGCGCACTGTAACACGACTGTATGGAATCCTCGGGGGAACGGTCTATCCTATGAGGAATTTGactcccctgtcttctccctaAAAGAAGACAATGAAACAGAGGTCATCAAACAG TGCTACTTTGATCATAATCGTGTGGTGAACGGCAGTGGCCTGCAGTACCCTCTGTGTGCCATGCAGCTCTTCTCTCATATGCATGCTGTCACTGACACTGCAACCTGCATGAGACGCAGCAGCATGGACTTCAGCACCTCCCCAG tgaTGGTGTGTGACCCACTTGGTGGTTATAATGTGTGTGCTTTCATCCGGCCTTATAACAGCACCGCCTTTGGTCACAAGGAGAACGAGAGTGTTGTTATAGCAGCAGCCAGG CTGGACAGCAGGGCATTTTTCTTGGAGGATTCTACAGGAGCGGAGGGGAGTGTCTCAGGGTTTGTCACTCTGCTGGCTGCTGCCCAGGCACTACGTGAAGCCACTCAGGAAGCCCCTCCCACACGGAATATCCTCTTTGCCTTCTTCCACGGG GAAGTATTTGACTACATTGGCAGCTCTCGAATGGTTTATGACATGAAGAATAACATGTTTGTGATAGACCTGGATAATGTTCACTCAATACTGGAGATTGGACAG GTAGCAGTGCGCAGTGGCACCAACCTATTTCTTCACTCAGACCCTGTGTCCAGGAGGAACAACACCGTCCATGACGAG GTTACGAATCTTGTAAAAAACTTACAGTCCTCCACGGCTGGTCTCAACTTTTCATTGGTTGAGACAGATTTTTCTCAACCACTCCCGCCCTCCTCCTTTCAGCGTCTCCTCCGAGCTCGGGCAATTCCAGGGATTGTTCTTGCAGACCATCAAACAGATATCAACAATAG GTACTATGAGAGTTTTTATGACAATGCTGCCCACCTGAACCTGACTTATCCATCTAACTTGAGTCCAGAGGAACAGCTAGAGTTTGTGACTGATACTGCAAAG TCTCTTACCGAGGTGGCTACTGCAGTTGCCCGCGCTCTCTTCAAGCAGGCTGGGGGAAACAACTCCCAAGTAAACAAAATCAATGCAGACCCCAAAACA gtgacCCAGATGCTGTATGGGTTTCTGGTTAGATCCAACAACAGCTGGTTTCAGGCAGTGATGGCCCCAGAACTGAAGGACATCCTCC AGCCCAACCCACCCCAGTACTACGTTGGTGTTGCCAAGTCGTCCCATCAGGCTAACGCACTGACCTATCTGGTCCAATATCTCCTGGCTAATTTAACGGGAACAGCCACCAACCTCACCCAGAGCCAGTGCAAGAAGCCAGATGAGCTGCCGAACGAGAGCACATAT tTGTACTCTTATCTCTGGGTTCAGGGCGTGGTCCCACCCAACAGCACTCAGAGGGAGTCTTTCTGCGTACGCACAGCAGTACGCCTGGTCAAGGCAGTGTCCCCCGCCTTCGATCTGGGGGATTACATTTCCAAAGAATATTCCACATGGACAAAATCGCAGTGGAAGTTCATCAAAGCTCGAATTTTCCTAGTAGCCAGCCGGGACCTGGAG ATGCTGACCTTAGGCGTGGGAGTGGCCGTGTTGTTCACATCGCTACTGGTCACATACTTTGTCAGGACCAAGGCAGATGTCCTCTTCAGCTCCGTCAGGGAACCCAACAACGCCGCATACTGA